In the genome of Methanobrevibacter gottschalkii DSM 11977, the window TTTTGATAAATTTAAAAAATAATATTTTTTCTAATTTTTTTTATTTTAGGTGAAACTAATGGAATTATTATGTATACAGTCACAAGAACATCCTGAATTACCTCTTGCAGAGTTAAAAGCGGTTATGGAATGTGAAAATATTTCTGCAGAGATAGATGTTATAACAGAAGGTTTAGTTATTTTAAAAAATATTTCAAATGATAATATTGATTCGTATTATGAAATTTTAACTAGAAGATTAGGTTATACTCATGAAATACATGAAATTATAAAAGAATCTAATACTGATAATTTTGACGAGGATATATTATCTATCAACTGGTCAGAGTATATTGATGGGACTTTTGCTGTTCGTGTGAAAAGATTTAATACAGAAATCGGTACTGTTGCAACTGAGCGAAGAGCAGGTTCTTTAATTCTTTCAAATTCTGATAATATTAAAGTTAATTTATCAAGACCTGAAACCTTAATCCGTATAGTTGTTCATAAAAATGATTTTTACATTGCTATTGAAAGAATTAAATTAAATAAAAAACATTTTGAAGATAGCAAACCACATAAAAGACCATTTTTTTATCCTGGCTCCATGAATCCTAAGTTAGCTAGATGTATGGTTAATTTATCAAGAGTTAAGGAAGGTCAATTATTACTTGATCCATTTTGTGGAACTGGAGGAATCTTGATTGAAGCAGGGTTAATTGGTTGTAAATTAGTTGGATCAGATATTTACTGGAAAATGAAAAATGGGACATCAATTAATTTAGATTATTATGGAATTACTGATTATAGAACATTTAATATTGATGTA includes:
- a CDS encoding TIGR01177 family methyltransferase; translation: MELLCIQSQEHPELPLAELKAVMECENISAEIDVITEGLVILKNISNDNIDSYYEILTRRLGYTHEIHEIIKESNTDNFDEDILSINWSEYIDGTFAVRVKRFNTEIGTVATERRAGSLILSNSDNIKVNLSRPETLIRIVVHKNDFYIAIERIKLNKKHFEDSKPHKRPFFYPGSMNPKLARCMVNLSRVKEGQLLLDPFCGTGGILIEAGLIGCKLVGSDIYWKMKNGTSINLDYYGITDYRTFNIDVRELKMYEKVMAVVTDPPYGISTSTGDIEGEDIFKEFFKSIYNNMRDDAYLCMASPHYVDLKPMADEIGFDIVEQYGIKMHRSLTRIISVICKKH